A single Dermacentor variabilis isolate Ectoservices chromosome 9, ASM5094787v1, whole genome shotgun sequence DNA region contains:
- the LOC142558303 gene encoding uncharacterized protein LOC142558303 — translation MSAGRPPEFADAEGTWPTYRVRLEAYFEAHSIVDPTKKRALLIASLTDSAVRAVQGRCQPKKVNELSYEEVVGYLEDHYAPEVNEMAASYAFFMRSQQDGEAAQDFIADIRRLAEKCNFGTSLERMLRDRIVCGVLDEDVRRHLLTRRKLTLEEAEDFAVSAQRAVENARSMNSAHSEVHFAPQKRHSSKRLPKPEQRDVCGRCGESHAEDECKHLRAVCHRCGK, via the coding sequence ATGAGTGCTGGACGGCCACCGGAATTTGCCGATGCAGAAGGTACGTGGCCTACGTATCGCGTTCGCCTGGAGGCGTACTTTGAGGCGCATAGCATCGTGGACCCAACGAAGAAGCGAGCGCTGCTCATCGCTTCGCTCACGGACAGTGCAGTGCGTGCGGTGCAGGGCCGGTGTCAACCAAAAAAGGTGAATGAACTGAGCTATGAGGAAGTCGTCGGGTATCTGGAAGATCACTATGCTCCGGAGGTCAACGAGATGGCTGCAAGTTATGCTTTCTTCATGCGTTCGCAACAAGACGGGGAAGCTGCTCAGGACTTCATTGCGGACATTCGACGCCTAGCTGAGAAGTGTAACTTCGGCacgtcattggagcgcatgttgaGGGATCGAATCGTTTGCGGAGTGCTAGATGAAGACGTTCGGCGCCATTTACTGACGCGACGGAAGCTCACCTTAGAAGAGGCTGAAGACTTTGCTGTCTCggcacagagagctgttgaaaatgCCAGGAGCATGAACTCGGCGCACTCAGAAGTACATTTTGCCCCACAAAAGCGCCATTCCTCGAAGCGACTTCCCAAGCCGGAACAACGCGACGTGTGTGGAAGGTGTGGAGAATCGCATGCTGAGGACGAGTGCAAACACCTTCGCGCGGTGTGCCACCGGTGTGGAAAATGA